The Sinorhizobium sp. B11 genomic interval GCGCAGAACAGGCCGTCGATACCGAGCGACAGAAGGTCGGCGGCTGCGTCATAGCCACTCCGATAATCGTTGATTTTCAATTCGATCATACGCGGCTCGAGGCCAGCCTGCCGACAGGTGGTCATGAAGGCTTCACTGCGCCGTCGCGCCGTATAGGAGATAGCGGGTGCGGCCATGACCGCCGGCGCCCTGACGCCGCTTTCCAGCAAATGCGTCGCGGCAAGGTGGCCAGCCATCCGGTCATCGGAGATGATGCGGTCGACGAACGGGATATCGTCGCCCTTGTTGATAAGGACGATCGGCACACCTTCGGCGGCACATTGCTCGCAAATCTCCGTCGGCGGCGCATCCGACGTGACGATAACGCCTGAGACTGCATAATGCAGAAGCTGGCCGATGACCGTTGAGGTGTCTGCTTCCTTCGACGTCGGCAACAGGATCGGGCGGAAATTGCGGGCGATCAATACACGCGCCAGATGCTCGATCTGCATCGTGCGGAACGGATTGTCGAGGCCTGCGGCAACGAGACCAACGAGATCGGAGCGCTTGTTGGTAAGGCTGCGGGCAAGATAATTTACCCGATAGCCGAGTTCCTTGGCCGCCTGATAGACCTTCTCGCGAGTCTTCGGCGAAACGCTTGCGTCCGGCGTGAAGGCGCGCGAAACGGCAGCGCGTGAGACGCCTGCCACACGCGCCACATCGAAGGACGTGACCTTTCTCGGTCCCTTGTTATCCCTGTCGGCCATGCTTCTCATCCCTGGCGGCCGGGCGCATCAGATCTGGCAGATCCGTACAGATGCCGAGCACCGGAAGCTTCATGATGTCCGCCAGGATGGCCGGCCGCTCCTCGTGCCAGAGCACGATCTCGCGGCCTTCGCCGAAGGCTCTCTGCGTCAGCTCATCGGTAACC includes:
- a CDS encoding LacI family DNA-binding transcriptional regulator, giving the protein MADRDNKGPRKVTSFDVARVAGVSRAAVSRAFTPDASVSPKTREKVYQAAKELGYRVNYLARSLTNKRSDLVGLVAAGLDNPFRTMQIEHLARVLIARNFRPILLPTSKEADTSTVIGQLLHYAVSGVIVTSDAPPTEICEQCAAEGVPIVLINKGDDIPFVDRIISDDRMAGHLAATHLLESGVRAPAVMAAPAISYTARRRSEAFMTTCRQAGLEPRMIELKINDYRSGYDAAADLLSLGIDGLFCANDYMACGVIDSVMKGLGREDQPPFRIVGHDDIPQAGWSAYDLTTIRQPCDLQAEQTVDLLMSRMAEPDMTARVEFTPVTLIKRRTA